In the genome of Paenibacillus sp. FSL R5-0766, one region contains:
- a CDS encoding flavocytochrome c has translation MKIIAIVGTNAKKSYNRKLLQFIQKHFESRAAIEILDITDVPMFNQSDNQTNSAIIQSFNEKIMASDGVIIATPEYNHSIPSSLKSLLEWLSFEIHPLAGKPVMIIGASQGTQGSSRAQLHLRQILDAPGVEANVMPGYEFLLGTAHKAFDESGNLNNEGTIDFLETCFLRFLRFAKISNQLNEEEEFTYRPGVYEINAIGHSGNLPMKVSFSENRIESIDIDSKGETEGIADVVFVRIPNKIIEGQTLNVDALSGASETSNAVINGVAKAVKLAGVNPDILKRRPKPASSQMKDDEEYTCDVVIVGGGGAGLSAAATALQQGASAIVLEKYPAVGGNTIRSGGPVNAADPVWQQQFTENPGERQTIENLLSTDESLIHPEYVDDFHALKEEFNAYQEQFGTEKAYLFDSPLLHRMQTYFGGKRTDLNGSMIYGQYDLVKVLTDRALESVQWLEDIGVEYDKSIVFAPVGALWRRGHKPVKSYGSAFIIALSKYVEENKGKIITDSPVKQLIIEDGEITGVIATGVNGQKITIHAKAVVLASGGFGANTQMLKEYNTYWSHIDDDIKTTNSYAMTGDGISLGKSAGAALTGMGFTQMMPVADPDTGELFSGLQVPPENFVIVNKKGERFVNEFSGRDVLTKAAIEQGSLFYLIADDEIKKTAANTSQEKIDRQVEAGTLFRADTIEELAVRINMEPEVLRNTIDKYNSYVDAGFDPEFHKDTFSLKVEKSPFYATPRKPAVHHTMGGIKIDTQTRVLDENGQPIAHLYAAGEVAGGIHAGNRLGGNALTDIFTFGRIAGKTAVDEMND, from the coding sequence ATGAAAATCATAGCGATCGTTGGCACAAATGCAAAGAAATCGTATAATCGCAAGCTGCTTCAGTTCATACAAAAGCATTTTGAGTCCAGAGCAGCCATTGAAATCCTCGATATTACAGATGTTCCGATGTTTAATCAGTCCGATAACCAAACAAACAGTGCAATTATACAATCGTTTAATGAAAAAATTATGGCAAGTGATGGTGTCATTATTGCGACTCCAGAATATAACCATTCCATCCCTTCATCCCTTAAAAGCCTGCTGGAATGGTTGAGCTTTGAAATCCATCCGCTGGCTGGTAAACCCGTGATGATCATTGGTGCGTCACAGGGAACACAAGGTTCCTCGCGTGCACAGCTGCATCTTCGTCAAATTCTGGATGCACCAGGTGTCGAAGCTAACGTGATGCCAGGGTATGAGTTTTTACTTGGAACTGCACATAAAGCATTTGACGAATCAGGTAACCTGAACAATGAAGGAACGATCGATTTCCTGGAAACATGTTTCCTGCGATTCCTGCGGTTTGCCAAAATTTCAAATCAGCTCAACGAAGAAGAGGAGTTTACCTATAGACCCGGTGTGTATGAGATCAATGCCATAGGTCACAGTGGCAATCTGCCGATGAAGGTATCCTTTAGTGAAAATAGAATTGAAAGCATCGATATCGATTCGAAGGGTGAAACCGAAGGCATCGCCGATGTTGTTTTTGTAAGAATTCCGAATAAAATCATTGAGGGACAGACGCTGAATGTAGATGCTCTCTCAGGTGCTTCTGAAACCAGTAATGCTGTCATCAATGGTGTAGCCAAAGCGGTTAAGCTTGCCGGAGTGAACCCTGACATCCTGAAAAGACGTCCAAAACCTGCCAGCAGCCAGATGAAAGATGACGAAGAATACACTTGCGATGTGGTCATTGTAGGTGGAGGTGGCGCAGGACTCAGTGCTGCTGCTACAGCTTTACAACAAGGAGCAAGTGCGATTGTACTTGAGAAATATCCTGCTGTTGGGGGAAATACGATCCGCTCAGGTGGTCCTGTCAATGCTGCAGATCCTGTATGGCAACAACAGTTCACTGAGAATCCAGGGGAAAGACAGACGATTGAGAATTTATTAAGTACCGATGAGAGCTTGATCCATCCAGAATATGTAGATGATTTCCATGCACTCAAAGAAGAGTTTAATGCGTATCAGGAACAGTTCGGCACAGAAAAGGCTTATTTATTCGACTCCCCACTTCTTCACAGAATGCAAACGTATTTTGGGGGCAAACGTACGGACCTGAATGGGAGCATGATCTATGGACAATACGATCTGGTCAAAGTACTTACAGACCGTGCCTTGGAAAGTGTGCAATGGCTTGAGGATATCGGTGTTGAATACGATAAAAGCATCGTGTTTGCTCCAGTGGGTGCCCTTTGGCGTCGCGGTCATAAACCTGTGAAAAGTTATGGCTCTGCATTTATCATTGCACTTAGCAAATATGTAGAAGAGAATAAGGGGAAAATTATTACAGATAGCCCGGTTAAACAACTGATCATCGAAGATGGAGAAATAACAGGTGTCATCGCAACCGGAGTTAACGGACAGAAAATTACCATTCATGCAAAAGCGGTTGTTCTTGCTAGTGGTGGTTTTGGTGCAAATACACAGATGCTCAAGGAATATAACACGTACTGGAGCCATATTGACGATGATATCAAAACAACAAATTCCTATGCGATGACTGGTGATGGAATATCACTTGGTAAGAGTGCAGGAGCAGCACTGACAGGCATGGGCTTCACTCAAATGATGCCGGTAGCCGATCCGGATACGGGCGAACTCTTCAGTGGACTGCAAGTACCGCCTGAAAACTTTGTCATTGTTAATAAAAAGGGAGAACGATTTGTTAATGAATTCTCTGGACGAGATGTCCTAACGAAAGCAGCTATCGAGCAGGGAAGTTTATTTTACCTGATTGCGGATGACGAGATCAAGAAAACGGCAGCGAACACAAGCCAGGAAAAGATAGACCGTCAAGTCGAAGCAGGTACCTTGTTCAGAGCCGATACCATAGAAGAACTGGCCGTGAGAATCAATATGGAACCTGAAGTTCTTAGAAATACGATTGATAAGTATAACTCATATGTGGATGCTGGCTTTGATCCGGAGTTCCATAAGGATACGTTTAGCTTAAAAGTTGAGAAGTCTCCATTCTATGCTACGCCTAGAAAGCCGGCGGTTCACCATACAATGGGTGGTATCAAGATCGATACCCAAACTCGCGTATTGGATGAAAACGGTCAGCCGATTGCACATCTTTATGCCGCTGGGGAAGTTGCAGGAGGCATACATGCAGGCAACCGTTTAGGCGGTAATGCCTTGACGGATATCTTTACTTTTGGACGAATCGCTGGTAAGACTGCTGTTGATGAAATGAATGATTAG
- a CDS encoding alpha/beta hydrolase, giving the protein MSIIETTIESFDGTRLYSSKNLVSDAKAAVVIVHGLAEHAGRYDYLTQKLNQRGFSVYRFDHRGHARSEGQRTFYKEFDHLIEDVHVIVEAALRESGDLPLFIIGHSMGGFATSSFGTKYPGKVKGIVLSGALTRYNTKVAGELPMDLPAGTYFLNELGSGVCSDPAVVSAYANDPLVEKQISVDLFNSLGNGITWLKENPKQFTDPVLVLHGANDGLVSEKDSRDFYGDIASTDKTLKIYAHLMHEIFNEPTRDDVIEEAITWIEKRI; this is encoded by the coding sequence ATGAGTATAATTGAAACAACAATTGAATCTTTTGACGGTACTCGGCTATATTCTAGTAAAAATTTAGTTAGTGATGCAAAAGCCGCTGTCGTTATTGTTCACGGACTAGCTGAGCATGCAGGGCGCTACGATTATTTGACACAGAAGCTGAATCAGCGTGGGTTTAGCGTGTATCGGTTTGACCATCGTGGTCATGCCAGATCCGAGGGACAGCGAACGTTCTATAAAGAATTTGATCATCTTATTGAAGATGTTCATGTCATTGTCGAGGCGGCATTGCGAGAGAGTGGCGATCTTCCGCTGTTTATCATCGGACATAGTATGGGCGGTTTTGCAACCTCGTCCTTTGGAACGAAATATCCAGGCAAGGTCAAAGGCATCGTGCTCTCCGGAGCCCTCACTCGATACAATACAAAAGTTGCCGGAGAACTGCCAATGGATCTTCCTGCAGGCACGTATTTCCTAAATGAGCTGGGCAGCGGCGTATGTAGTGATCCCGCAGTTGTATCCGCTTACGCCAATGACCCACTGGTTGAAAAGCAGATCTCTGTAGATTTATTTAACAGCTTGGGAAATGGCATAACATGGCTCAAGGAGAACCCCAAGCAGTTTACAGATCCCGTGCTTGTACTACATGGGGCCAATGATGGACTGGTCAGCGAAAAGGATTCCCGTGACTTTTACGGCGATATCGCTTCGACGGATAAAACACTCAAAATTTATGCTCATCTGATGCATGAGATCTTTAATGAACCGACTCGTGATGATGTTATTGAAGAAGCAATTACATGGATTGAAAAACGAATCTGA
- a CDS encoding PLP-dependent aminotransferase family protein, translated as MIDLTLLLNRESGDPLYAQLYHYIKKDILNGKLPAHTRLPSIRSLSSHLHISRNTVYMAYQQLLAEGYVQSRPRSGLYIMDLKLEALPLSHVVSKDWLENSIQDSPEIRYNFRYGDVDAEHFPFATWRKLSNQSLLQNQMKLFSYGDPLGEPGLRSEIANYLHSSRGVNCSPDQIIIGAGVQYLLGVLSGLIGNVSHGIAMEDPGYDGVRTVFQHKGLDIHPIPLEADGLHIHKLYKSNSRIVYITPSHQFPYGMVMPLAKRMQLLKWATDQNGIIIEDDYDSEFRYVGKPIPSLQSLDTQQRTVYLGTFSKCLLPSLRIAYIVLPQTMLELHRKQDYRLYDQTVSHFQQNTLELFMSNGHWEAHIRKMRKVYRQKQFTLISMIQKMMGARVTIIGEDAGLHILLRVHNGMDEHKLIATAEKEGVQVYPVSPFWAQPAQAEQSMVQIGFGGLSIEDITEGVSALHRAWFGV; from the coding sequence ATGATTGATTTGACATTATTGTTGAACAGAGAGTCTGGAGATCCGTTATACGCTCAGCTTTATCACTATATTAAGAAAGATATTTTGAACGGAAAGTTACCAGCCCATACTCGACTTCCCTCTATTCGCTCACTGTCCAGCCACCTCCACATTAGCCGTAATACAGTGTATATGGCGTATCAACAATTATTAGCCGAAGGTTATGTCCAGAGCAGACCTAGAAGTGGCTTATACATAATGGATTTGAAGCTGGAAGCATTACCCTTGTCCCATGTAGTGAGTAAGGATTGGTTGGAAAACAGTATTCAGGATAGCCCAGAGATTCGATACAATTTTCGTTATGGTGACGTAGATGCCGAGCATTTTCCATTTGCCACTTGGCGCAAGTTATCCAATCAGAGCTTGCTCCAGAACCAAATGAAGTTGTTCTCTTATGGTGATCCTCTTGGAGAACCGGGACTTCGATCTGAAATTGCAAATTACCTGCACAGCTCTAGGGGAGTAAATTGTTCACCTGATCAAATTATAATTGGAGCTGGTGTTCAATACCTGCTCGGTGTGTTATCTGGATTAATAGGTAACGTTAGTCATGGTATCGCGATGGAAGACCCGGGATATGACGGTGTTCGGACGGTTTTTCAACATAAAGGTTTGGACATTCACCCGATTCCGCTGGAAGCAGATGGACTTCATATCCATAAGTTATACAAAAGCAATTCCCGCATCGTCTACATTACACCGTCACATCAGTTCCCCTATGGAATGGTCATGCCGCTGGCCAAGAGAATGCAATTACTAAAATGGGCAACAGATCAGAATGGGATCATTATTGAGGACGATTATGATAGTGAGTTCAGATATGTCGGCAAACCGATACCTTCCCTGCAAAGCCTGGATACTCAACAGCGAACCGTTTACCTGGGGACATTTTCAAAGTGCCTTCTTCCTTCATTACGAATTGCATATATAGTTCTACCACAGACCATGTTAGAGCTACACCGTAAACAAGACTACCGATTATATGATCAAACGGTCTCTCATTTTCAGCAGAACACCTTAGAACTGTTTATGAGTAATGGACATTGGGAAGCCCACATTCGCAAGATGAGGAAGGTATATCGACAGAAGCAATTCACACTTATTTCAATGATTCAGAAGATGATGGGTGCTCGAGTTACCATCATTGGTGAGGATGCAGGACTTCATATTTTGTTGCGTGTGCATAACGGAATGGATGAACACAAGCTGATTGCTACTGCTGAGAAGGAAGGTGTCCAGGTCTACCCGGTATCCCCCTTTTGGGCGCAACCAGCTCAAGCGGAGCAATCCATGGTTCAGATTGGTTTTGGTGGATTGAGTATTGAGGATATTACAGAAGGCGTATCCGCCCTTCACCGGGCTTGGTTTGGGGTCTGA
- a CDS encoding MarR family winged helix-turn-helix transcriptional regulator, with product MKLDWMGDHRELIEKIIKYGNAYSNTYKLQRSYGTDMMFSASQIQTLEYILEAEDKEEKMSEMAARLGVSRSTFSKNVKNLTEKGLLEKFHLSGNRKDIYVKPSPKGREVYAKYTEFVRELCFDEIFKYADQISEADKQNFVRIMDLFADVLVWYGEKEQEARKLIRIDSSET from the coding sequence ATGAAATTAGATTGGATGGGCGACCATCGGGAACTGATTGAGAAAATTATCAAATACGGTAATGCGTACTCGAACACTTACAAGTTGCAACGAAGTTATGGTACAGACATGATGTTCTCGGCTTCACAGATTCAGACGCTGGAATACATTCTGGAAGCTGAGGACAAAGAAGAGAAGATGTCGGAAATGGCCGCACGCTTGGGCGTAAGCCGCAGTACATTTTCCAAGAATGTGAAGAATCTGACGGAAAAAGGTCTACTCGAAAAATTTCATTTAAGCGGCAACCGCAAAGACATTTACGTCAAACCTTCACCGAAAGGTCGCGAGGTATATGCGAAGTATACCGAATTTGTAAGGGAGCTTTGCTTTGATGAAATTTTCAAGTATGCAGATCAGATTTCAGAAGCAGATAAGCAGAACTTTGTTCGCATCATGGATCTGTTTGCCGACGTGCTCGTCTGGTATGGTGAAAAAGAACAGGAAGCGCGCAAGTTAATCAGAATTGATTCATCTGAGACATGA
- a CDS encoding LLM class oxidoreductase, with translation MNKPIDVMERIENPSTQALHNFNQHPGFRRMFAPDQLTIGLFLPLKFYKGHMDVLKGQADLVESIDQRNFAAVWVRDVPLFDPAFGDAGQVFDPFIYLAYLAARTQNVSLVTGSAIFTLRHPIDLAKAAASIDVLSGGRLVLGIASGDRPAEFPAYGIDGEQRDVRFRETVEFFRELIQDRTGAIQSSLGQLKGLELLPKPAAGGIPLVVTGSSRQSLDWIAENSDGWLTYPEATANESGPQMLGHKISAWREKIPNGMFKPHMTNEWIDLVEDVNYPRTPLRGGYILRTGRAGLIQLLEEWRTVGVNHAALGIHFSSRPPAEVIQELAEEVLPLFPTHVGPKPLFTGW, from the coding sequence ATGAACAAACCTATAGATGTTATGGAACGAATAGAAAATCCGTCAACACAAGCGTTGCACAACTTCAATCAACACCCTGGTTTCCGCCGCATGTTTGCCCCGGACCAGTTGACAATCGGGCTGTTTTTACCACTTAAATTTTATAAAGGTCATATGGATGTTCTAAAAGGTCAAGCTGACCTCGTGGAAAGCATTGATCAACGAAATTTTGCAGCCGTATGGGTGCGAGATGTTCCTTTATTTGATCCTGCCTTTGGAGATGCTGGACAAGTATTTGATCCATTTATCTATCTTGCCTATCTTGCTGCAAGAACCCAAAACGTCTCCCTGGTAACAGGAAGCGCGATCTTCACACTTCGCCATCCGATTGATTTAGCCAAGGCAGCTGCATCCATTGATGTACTTTCGGGCGGACGACTTGTGCTAGGGATTGCTTCCGGCGACCGACCTGCTGAGTTTCCGGCTTATGGGATAGATGGGGAGCAGCGTGATGTGCGATTCCGGGAGACGGTGGAGTTTTTTCGTGAGCTTATACAGGATAGAACTGGCGCAATTCAATCTTCTCTTGGTCAATTGAAAGGGCTTGAATTGCTCCCGAAGCCCGCAGCCGGTGGCATTCCGCTCGTTGTGACGGGTTCAAGCAGGCAGTCTTTAGATTGGATTGCGGAGAACAGTGACGGCTGGCTCACATATCCCGAAGCAACGGCAAACGAATCCGGTCCCCAAATGCTCGGTCATAAGATTAGTGCTTGGCGTGAAAAAATACCTAATGGCATGTTCAAGCCGCATATGACCAACGAATGGATTGATCTGGTGGAAGATGTCAATTATCCTCGAACACCGCTTCGAGGTGGGTACATATTACGTACAGGTCGGGCAGGTTTGATTCAGCTTTTGGAGGAATGGCGAACAGTCGGCGTTAATCATGCTGCACTAGGCATTCATTTTTCGAGTCGGCCTCCTGCTGAGGTGATTCAGGAGTTGGCAGAGGAAGTATTGCCCCTCTTTCCCACGCATGTGGGTCCGAAGCCGTTGTTTACAGGGTGGTAG